The Sandaracinobacteroides saxicola nucleotide sequence TCGATGTCTCCCGGCTCCAGCCGATGTCCAGGCCGGCGAGGTCGCTCATCTGGAACGGCCCCATCACCATGCCGAAATCAGTGAGCGCCTTGTCCACCTCCCACGGCATCGCGCCTTCCAGGATCAGCGCCTGCGCCTGTTCCTGTCGCTTGCTCAGCATGCGGTTGCCGATGAAACCGGGGCACACGCCGCTGACGACCGGCACCTTGCCGATCTTCACCCCGATTTCCATGGCGGTTTTCAGCACGTCGGGCGCGGTGGCGGCGCCGCGCACCACCTCCAGCAGGCGCATGACATTGGCCGGGCTGAAGAAATGCATCCCCAGCACATCGGCGGGACGGTTCGTGGCGGCGGCAATCTCGTTCACGTCCAGATAGCTGGTGTTGCTGGCCAGGATCGCGCCGGGCTTCGCGATGCCGTCCAGCCGGGCGAAAATCTCCTTCTTCAGCGCCATGTTCTCGAACACCGCCTCGATGACCAGGTCGCAATCGCCGAGCGCCTCCATCGACAGCGTCGGCGTGAAGCGGCCCATGCGCGCCGCCACCTCGTCCGCCGTCAGCTTCCCCCGCGCGGCGCTGCGGTCATAATTGCCGCGCACCACCTTCAGCCCGCGGTCGAGCGCCGCCTGCGCCGTTTCCACGATCGTCACGGGCACGCCGATGTTGGCGAAGTTCATCGCGATGCCGCCGCCCATCGTCCCCGCGCCGATGATCCCCACCCGTGTCACCGGCCGGGTCGGCGTGTCCGCCGGCAGGTCGTCCACCACCGGCGAAAGCCTCTCCGCCGCGTCGATATGGGCCAGGGCGTCGCTCATCTCTTTTCCTTCGCGCTGTTCGCGCCTATCTGACGCGCAGCTCGCCCGCATGGAAGGCCGAAAATGGATGCCCGCCTGAACTTTGGCCGCAACCCTGTGGGAACCGACCTGCGCGCCGAGATCGACCGTCTGCGGCGCGACAGGAACGCGATCATCCTCGCCCATTATTACCAGAAGCCGGAAATCCAGGACCTGGCGGACTTCGTCGGCGATAGCCTCGAACTCAGCCGCAAGGCGGCCGAGACCGACGCCGAGGTCATCGCTTTTTGCGGCGTGCGTTTCATGGCGGAGGTGGCGAAGATCCTGTCGCCGGAAAAGACCGTGGTGCTGCCCGACATGGATGCCGGGTGCAGCCTGGAGGACAGCTGCCCGCCGGACGCCTTCGGCCGCTTCCGCGCGGCGCACCCCGATCACCTCAGCCTGACCTACATCAACTGTTCGGCGGCCGTGAAGGCGCACAGCGACATCATCGTCACCAGCAGCAGCGCTGAAAAGATCCTGAACGCGCTGCCCCGCGACCAGAAGATCCTGTTCGCGCCGGACAAGCATCTGGGCGCCTGGCTCGCCCGCAAGACCGGCCGTGACATGCTGCTGTGGGACGGCAGCTGCATCGTGCACGAGGCGTTCAGCGAGACCGAGCTGCTGAAGCTGAAGGCGCTGCACCCCGATGCCCCGGTCGCCGCCCACCCCG carries:
- a CDS encoding 3-hydroxyacyl-CoA dehydrogenase, producing MSDALAHIDAAERLSPVVDDLPADTPTRPVTRVGIIGAGTMGGGIAMNFANIGVPVTIVETAQAALDRGLKVVRGNYDRSAARGKLTADEVAARMGRFTPTLSMEALGDCDLVIEAVFENMALKKEIFARLDGIAKPGAILASNTSYLDVNEIAAATNRPADVLGMHFFSPANVMRLLEVVRGAATAPDVLKTAMEIGVKIGKVPVVSGVCPGFIGNRMLSKRQEQAQALILEGAMPWEVDKALTDFGMVMGPFQMSDLAGLDIGWSRETSTGATIRDRLCEMDRRGQKTGAGFYDYDAERKRTPSPVVETLIRDFMREKGVTPRSISQEEILDRLMTPFIAEGKAILAEGIAQRASDIDVVWVNGYGWPRATGGPMYWAGVRG
- the nadA gene encoding quinolinate synthase NadA encodes the protein MDARLNFGRNPVGTDLRAEIDRLRRDRNAIILAHYYQKPEIQDLADFVGDSLELSRKAAETDAEVIAFCGVRFMAEVAKILSPEKTVVLPDMDAGCSLEDSCPPDAFGRFRAAHPDHLSLTYINCSAAVKAHSDIIVTSSSAEKILNALPRDQKILFAPDKHLGAWLARKTGRDMLLWDGSCIVHEAFSETELLKLKALHPDAPVAAHPECPGHILDHADMIGSTSAILAFALASPAQTIIVATEPHIIHQMQLKAPEKQFIGAPGADGKCNCNDCPYMALNTLEKLYLSLRDLTPRIDVPEPLRSRALLPLNRMLDIAAGKPTDLTPAL